GCCGATTCGAGGTACTCTTGGAGTGACGCCCTGCCGAGATAGCAGAACGAGCAGACGGGATCGGCGTAGACTGTAAGTGTCGCTGTCGTCTTCGTGGTCGCCATGTCTCCACGAACGGACTCGACGGCCAAAAGTTGGCTGCTGTGTGCAGCGTCGCTCGACTGAACCCTTCGCACATAAACGTGCTCACGAGCCGGCCGTCGACAAGTCAGGTCTCCCGGCTGGGCTGGCTGCGCATGAACGCGCAGTCGTGCCGGCCGTCGACAATTTAGTCGTCCGCAGCGATCTTCTTCGGCTCTTCTTCGCGCGGGAAGTTACCGATCGTCGCCTCGCGGAACGATTCCTCGTCGAAGCCGTAGTCGGCATCGAGGAAGTCGACCAGCGTCCGAGTGTCGCGCATCGCGTTCTTCAGACAGGTCGAGGCCCCCGGCGACGGCGTGATGTTGAAGATGATCCCGTGGCCGTGGATCTTGGCCTCACCCATGTCCAGGGTCTTGTTGGCGGTGTCGACGATCTGCGGGCGGACGCCACCGTAACCCTTCGCGCGCTTGATGTCGTCTTCCTCGACGGACGGAACGACCTTCTGAACGTGGGGCAGGAACGCTTTCTTGCCGACTTTCGGCACGTCGTAGAAGAGGTTCTTCACGACGTACGGGAAGAGCACGCGGTCGGCGAGGATGTTCGCGTAGCTCAGGAACGACGACGCGTTCAGCCCGAAGACGTCGAAGAAGTCCGGTACCGTGTTCAGACGGCCGCGTTCGAGCGCCGGGACGAGCTTCGCGGTCGGACCGAACCGCGTGGTGCCCTGATCGTGGACGTCGGCGTCGCCGTGGACCGCCGCGAAGGGCAGTTTCTTCATCTGGAGGGTGTAGACCTTGCCGTTGAGCAGTCCCTCTTCGGCGAGGAAGAAACTCCCCGCGACCGGCAGCAGCGACTTGTTCTTGCCGTAGCCCATCTCCTTTGCGACCTGGAGGCTGTGAGAGCCTGCCGCGACGACCGTCGCGTCGGACTCGAAGGTCCGCTCTGCGGTCTCGACGGTGAACCCGTCCATCGTCTCGGCGATGTCGGTCACTTTCGTGCCGGTGAAGACGTCGACGCCCTCGCTGTCGGCGACCGTCTCGACGAAGTCTTTGGAGATCTCGCCGTAGTCGACGGTGTAGCCGTCGGGCGTCTGCAGCGCGAGCAGGTCCTTTCGCGGGTCGCGGCCCTCGACGACCTTCGGTTCGAGTTCGGCGATCCGATCACGGCCGATCGCGTCGAGTTTCGGGAACAGGTCGCCGAATCCTTCGTCGTGATAGCGCGTCTCGAGTTTGTCGACTTCCTCGTCGCCGACCGCCAGCACCATCTTCGAGCGCTTGCTGTGGATCTCACGCTCCGGATCGTTGGCTTCGAGGTAGCCAGCGACCATCTCTGCACCCTCTTTGACTTCCTCGGCCTTTTCGAGGGTGTAGTTCGTCTCGATATCCCCGAAGTGCAGCGTCTGGGAGTTGTTGGTATGGTGGGAGTTGATCGCCGCGATCTCGTCTTCTTTCTCGATGAGTGCGACGCGTTCGATGTCGGTGAACTCGGCCACCGTATACAGGAGTGATGCTCCGCTGATACCGCCGCCGACGATAATGAGG
The Halapricum salinum genome window above contains:
- a CDS encoding FAD-dependent oxidoreductase translates to MTEEYDLIIVGGGISGASLLYTVAEFTDIERVALIEKEDEIAAINSHHTNNSQTLHFGDIETNYTLEKAEEVKEGAEMVAGYLEANDPEREIHSKRSKMVLAVGDEEVDKLETRYHDEGFGDLFPKLDAIGRDRIAELEPKVVEGRDPRKDLLALQTPDGYTVDYGEISKDFVETVADSEGVDVFTGTKVTDIAETMDGFTVETAERTFESDATVVAAGSHSLQVAKEMGYGKNKSLLPVAGSFFLAEEGLLNGKVYTLQMKKLPFAAVHGDADVHDQGTTRFGPTAKLVPALERGRLNTVPDFFDVFGLNASSFLSYANILADRVLFPYVVKNLFYDVPKVGKKAFLPHVQKVVPSVEEDDIKRAKGYGGVRPQIVDTANKTLDMGEAKIHGHGIIFNITPSPGASTCLKNAMRDTRTLVDFLDADYGFDEESFREATIGNFPREEEPKKIAADD